In Methanocaldococcus lauensis, a single genomic region encodes these proteins:
- a CDS encoding glutamate synthase-related protein produces MIPSYVPPKYKVEVDPNKCMLCERCTVECSWGVHRREGDRIISYSNRCGACHRCVVMCPRDAITIKENAISWRSHPLWDIDARTDIYNQAKTGCILLSGMGNAKEHPIYFDHIVLDACQVTNPSIDPLREPMELRTYIGKKPKQLEFEFVEEEIDGKKIKKAKLKTKIAPNLKLDTPIMIAHMSYGALSLNAHLSFAKAVKECGTFMGTGEGGLPKALYPYADHIITQVASGRFGVNEEYLMKGAAIEIKIGQGAKPGIGGHLPGEKVTAEISATRMIPEGSDAISPAPHHDIYSIEDLAQLVRSLKEATRWKKPVFVKIAAVHNAPAIAVGIATSDADAVVIDGYKGGTGAAPKVFRDHVGIPIEMAIAAVDRRLREEGLRNEISIIASGGIRCSADVFKAIALGADAVYIGTAAMVALGCRVCGRCYTGLCAWGIATQKPELVKRLDPEVGAKRVANLIKAWTHEIKELLGAAGINSIESLRGNRDRLRGVGLNEKELEILGIKAAGE; encoded by the coding sequence ATGATTCCAAGCTATGTTCCTCCAAAGTATAAGGTAGAGGTAGATCCAAATAAATGTATGCTATGTGAGAGATGTACTGTAGAGTGTTCTTGGGGAGTTCATAGAAGAGAGGGAGATAGAATTATTAGTTATTCAAATAGATGTGGAGCATGTCACAGATGTGTAGTAATGTGTCCAAGAGATGCAATTACAATTAAAGAAAACGCTATTTCTTGGAGAAGTCATCCACTGTGGGATATTGATGCGAGAACTGACATATACAATCAGGCAAAAACTGGATGTATCTTGTTAAGTGGAATGGGTAACGCTAAAGAACATCCAATATACTTTGACCATATTGTATTAGATGCCTGTCAGGTTACAAATCCATCTATTGATCCTCTTAGAGAGCCTATGGAGCTAAGAACATATATTGGTAAAAAACCTAAGCAGTTGGAGTTTGAATTTGTTGAGGAAGAAATAGATGGTAAAAAGATTAAAAAAGCCAAGTTAAAAACAAAAATAGCTCCAAATTTAAAGTTAGATACTCCTATAATGATTGCACACATGTCTTATGGGGCTTTATCATTAAATGCCCACTTATCATTTGCCAAGGCTGTTAAAGAATGTGGAACATTTATGGGAACTGGTGAAGGAGGTTTGCCAAAGGCACTCTACCCTTACGCAGATCACATAATTACACAGGTAGCAAGTGGAAGATTTGGAGTAAATGAAGAATATTTAATGAAAGGGGCAGCAATAGAGATTAAAATAGGTCAAGGAGCAAAGCCAGGAATTGGAGGGCATTTACCAGGAGAAAAAGTTACTGCAGAGATTTCAGCAACAAGAATGATTCCTGAAGGTAGTGATGCAATATCTCCAGCTCCTCATCATGACATTTACTCAATTGAAGACTTAGCTCAATTAGTTAGAAGTTTAAAAGAAGCCACAAGATGGAAAAAGCCAGTGTTTGTTAAAATTGCAGCTGTCCACAACGCTCCTGCAATTGCGGTTGGAATTGCTACAAGTGATGCAGATGCAGTAGTTATTGATGGATATAAGGGAGGAACTGGAGCAGCTCCTAAGGTATTTAGAGACCATGTAGGGATTCCAATAGAAATGGCTATTGCCGCAGTTGATAGAAGATTGAGAGAGGAAGGATTGAGAAATGAAATAAGTATTATAGCAAGTGGAGGAATTAGATGTTCAGCAGATGTATTTAAGGCAATTGCATTAGGAGCAGATGCTGTTTATATTGGAACTGCCGCAATGGTGGCTCTTGGCTGTAGAGTATGTGGAAGATGCTATACAGGTTTATGTGCTTGGGGTATTGCCACCCAAAAACCTGAATTAGTTAAAAGATTAGATCCTGAAGTTGGAGCAAAAAGGGTGGCAAATTTAATTAAGGCATGGACTCACGAAATTAAAGAATTGTTAGGAGCGGCAGGAATTAACTCAATAGAAAGTTTAAGAGGTAACAGAGATAGATTAAGGGGAGTAGGATTAAATGAAAAAGAACTTGAAATTTTAGGAATAAAGGCGGCAGGAGAATAA
- a CDS encoding class II glutamine amidotransferase, translating into MCGIIGFMSRKKRMIKGDKIALALDSLKERGNGKGSGYVGYGIYPTKYKDCYAFHILFDNTPKFEKIKINVENILEEYGTIVKDEEIPTEEGIIEKVHIPWRYFYEVDEKYSDREEDVIVDIVMEINDKVDGAFVISSGKDLGVFKAVGWPNEVAEFYRIDRYEGYLWLAHARYPTNTMAWWGGAHPFNLLNWSVVHNGEITSYGTNKRFVEMFGYKCRLLTDTEVVTYILDLLMRKHKVPVEYALSALAPRFWDEIDKMPEEERELHTAIRLTYGGAMLNGPFAIAVGTPSGLIFMNGDIEKETTMFGLTDRIKLRPLIAAEKDDLIFISSEESAIRRICPDLDRVWMPDAGVPVIARVWK; encoded by the coding sequence ATGTGTGGAATTATCGGTTTTATGAGTAGAAAAAAAAGAATGATAAAAGGAGATAAAATAGCATTAGCACTGGATAGTTTAAAAGAGAGAGGTAATGGTAAAGGGTCTGGATATGTAGGTTATGGAATTTATCCAACAAAATATAAAGATTGCTATGCATTTCACATATTATTTGACAACACTCCAAAATTTGAAAAAATAAAAATAAATGTTGAAAATATATTGGAAGAGTATGGAACTATTGTTAAAGATGAGGAAATACCAACAGAAGAAGGAATAATTGAAAAAGTTCATATTCCATGGAGATACTTCTATGAAGTTGATGAAAAATATTCTGATAGAGAGGAGGATGTCATAGTAGATATTGTAATGGAAATTAACGATAAAGTTGATGGTGCCTTTGTTATCTCAAGTGGTAAAGATTTAGGCGTTTTTAAGGCAGTAGGATGGCCTAATGAGGTAGCAGAGTTTTATAGAATAGATAGATATGAAGGTTATTTATGGTTAGCTCACGCAAGATATCCAACAAATACAATGGCGTGGTGGGGAGGAGCTCATCCTTTCAATTTATTAAATTGGAGTGTAGTGCATAATGGTGAGATAACAAGTTATGGAACTAATAAAAGGTTTGTTGAAATGTTTGGGTATAAGTGTAGATTATTAACTGACACTGAAGTTGTTACCTATATCTTGGATTTGTTAATGAGAAAGCATAAAGTTCCAGTAGAATATGCATTATCTGCCTTAGCCCCAAGATTTTGGGATGAAATTGATAAAATGCCAGAAGAAGAGAGAGAGTTGCATACTGCAATAAGATTAACTTATGGAGGGGCTATGTTAAATGGTCCATTTGCCATTGCAGTTGGAACACCAAGTGGTTTAATCTTTATGAATGGAGATATTGAAAAAGAAACTACTATGTTTGGTTTAACAGATAGAATTAAGTTAAGACCATTAATTGCCGCTGAAAAAGATGACTTGATATTTATTTCAAGTGAAGAATCTGCAATAAGAAGAATTTGTCCAGACTTAGACAGAGTTTGGATGCCTGATGCAGGAGTTCCAGTAATTGCAAGAGTTTGGAAGTAA
- a CDS encoding YeeE/YedE thiosulfate transporter family protein, whose protein sequence is MRISPLTAGLIGGFTAAMLQALFKVFPPPAYGICIACHTRDLVNWIVNHLFGTSLGLAPVSKVFPVLTVVGIFIGALIAAFVHKEFKIKQTHNPAIGFILGILVINFALLMGGCPVRETLRTAYGDIIALISLIAMFAGVVVASEVYLKRNL, encoded by the coding sequence ATGAGAATTTCCCCATTAACAGCAGGGTTGATAGGAGGTTTTACAGCAGCAATGTTGCAGGCATTGTTTAAAGTGTTCCCTCCACCAGCTTATGGTATCTGTATAGCATGTCACACAAGAGATTTAGTAAATTGGATTGTCAATCACTTATTTGGAACTTCATTAGGTTTAGCTCCTGTATCAAAAGTTTTTCCTGTTTTAACTGTTGTAGGTATCTTTATTGGGGCTTTAATAGCAGCATTTGTTCATAAAGAGTTTAAAATAAAACAAACACACAATCCAGCTATTGGTTTTATTTTAGGAATTTTGGTTATTAATTTTGCCCTATTAATGGGAGGTTGTCCTGTTAGAGAGACTTTAAGAACAGCTTATGGAGATATTATAGCGTTGATTAGTTTAATAGCTATGTTTGCTGGGGTAGTTGTAGCAAGTGAGGTTTACTTAAAAAGAAACCTCTAA
- a CDS encoding YeeE/YedE thiosulfate transporter family protein: MEYLHVIGTFVFGIILGYLFQRARMCFVGGMRDFYLIKDTWLIKGLFGFFAGALIGYIIFSAAGLISAFPWFVDKGLAPIPGDPLGASGTLMGHLIVAIIGGFGVGFFSVIQGGCPLRNYVMAAEGNKTAIAYLIGLAVGAVIFHKFVVPLVKAILI, encoded by the coding sequence ATGGAATATCTTCACGTAATTGGAACATTTGTATTTGGAATAATTTTAGGTTATTTATTCCAGAGAGCAAGAATGTGTTTTGTTGGAGGAATGAGAGATTTCTATTTAATAAAAGATACATGGTTAATCAAAGGTTTATTTGGGTTCTTTGCTGGAGCATTAATTGGATATATTATATTTAGTGCTGCTGGATTAATTTCAGCGTTTCCGTGGTTTGTTGATAAGGGATTAGCTCCAATTCCAGGAGACCCATTGGGCGCAAGTGGAACTTTAATGGGGCATTTAATAGTAGCTATTATTGGTGGATTTGGAGTAGGATTTTTCTCAGTTATTCAAGGAGGTTGTCCATTAAGAAACTACGTTATGGCTGCTGAAGGGAATAAAACAGCTATTGCCTATTTAATTGGATTAGCCGTTGGAGCAGTTATATTCCATAAGTTTGTGGTCCCATTAGTAAAGGCAATATTAATTTAA
- a CDS encoding CD3072 family TudS-related putative desulfidase: protein MKGKKIAIVSHCILNQNSVVNGLERAEGAFNEVVEILLKNNYAIIQLPCPELLYLGINREGKTKEEYDTKEYRKLCRELLNPIIKYLQEYIKDDFKFILIGIENSPTCDIFKNRGILMEELLKEIENLNINIKVIEYPKNEEDYEEFIKNLKKMIE from the coding sequence ATGAAAGGAAAAAAGATAGCTATTGTTTCTCACTGTATATTAAATCAAAATAGTGTTGTTAATGGTTTGGAGAGAGCTGAAGGGGCTTTTAATGAGGTTGTTGAAATTCTTTTAAAGAATAACTATGCAATAATCCAATTACCATGTCCAGAGTTGCTTTATTTAGGAATTAATAGAGAAGGAAAAACAAAAGAGGAATATGACACAAAAGAATATAGAAAACTCTGCAGAGAACTTTTAAATCCAATAATTAAATATTTGCAAGAATATATAAAAGATGACTTCAAATTTATTTTAATTGGAATAGAAAACTCTCCAACATGTGATATTTTTAAAAATAGAGGAATCCTAATGGAAGAACTTTTAAAGGAGATTGAAAATTTAAATATCAACATTAAGGTAATAGAATATCCAAAAAATGAAGAAGATTATGAAGAATTTATAAAAAATTTAAAGAAGATGATAGAATGA
- a CDS encoding acyl-CoA dehydratase activase → MILGIDVGSTTTKMVLIEDERIVWYKVEDIGVVIEEDILLKMVKEIEKKYSIDKIIATGYGRHKISFADKVVPEVIALGKGANYFFKDADGVVDIGGQDTKVLKINKDGKVIDFILSDKCAAGTGKFLEKALDILKINKNEVNKYKSDNVAKISSMCAVFAESEIISLLSKKIPKEEILMGVYDSIINRVIPMINKLKIQNIVFSGGVAKNKVLVDMFEKKLNKKLLIPEEPQIVCCVGAILV, encoded by the coding sequence ATGATTTTGGGAATAGATGTTGGCTCTACAACTACAAAAATGGTTCTAATAGAAGATGAGAGAATAGTTTGGTATAAAGTTGAAGATATTGGAGTAGTTATTGAAGAGGATATTTTATTAAAAATGGTTAAAGAGATTGAGAAAAAATATTCAATAGATAAAATTATAGCAACAGGATACGGAAGGCATAAGATTAGTTTTGCAGATAAAGTAGTTCCAGAAGTTATTGCTTTAGGAAAGGGAGCTAATTATTTCTTTAAAGATGCGGATGGAGTTGTAGATATTGGAGGACAGGATACAAAGGTTTTAAAAATTAATAAAGATGGTAAAGTTATTGATTTTATCCTATCAGATAAATGTGCTGCTGGAACTGGAAAATTCTTAGAAAAAGCTTTAGATATTTTAAAAATTAATAAAAATGAAGTAAATAAATATAAATCAGATAATGTTGCTAAAATATCATCAATGTGTGCAGTTTTTGCTGAAAGTGAAATAATAAGCTTACTGTCTAAAAAAATTCCAAAAGAAGAGATTTTAATGGGAGTTTATGATAGTATAATAAATAGAGTTATTCCAATGATAAACAAGCTTAAAATACAAAATATAGTATTTAGTGGTGGAGTCGCTAAAAATAAAGTTTTAGTTGATATGTTTGAAAAAAAGTTAAATAAAAAGCTTTTAATTCCAGAAGAACCGCAGATTGTTTGCTGTGTTGGGGCAATATTAGTATAA
- a CDS encoding Coenzyme F420 hydrogenase/dehydrogenase, beta subunit C-terminal domain: MKYALIQATDKEILKKAECGGAVTALFKYLLDNKLVDGVLALKRGEDIYDGIPAFITNSDELIETAGSLHCAPTNFGKIISKYLNDKKIAVSTKPCDAMAIKELAKLNQVNLDNIYMIGLNCGGTISPITAMKIIELFYEVNPLDVVKEEIDKGKFIIELKNGEHKAIKIDELEEKGFGRRKNCQRCEVMVPRMADLACGNWGAEKGWTFVEICSEKGKKLVEDAEKEGYIKIKEPSEKAIQIREKIENVMIKLAKKFQKIHLEDEYPNLKEWQKYWNRCIKCYGCRDNCPLCFCVECRLEKDYIDEKGKIPPNPLIFQGIRLNHISQSCINCGQCEDVCPMDIPLAYIFHRMQLKIRDTFGYVPGVDDSLPPLFLNEK, translated from the coding sequence ATGAAATATGCATTAATCCAAGCTACAGATAAAGAGATTTTAAAGAAAGCAGAATGTGGTGGAGCAGTAACTGCATTATTCAAATACTTATTAGATAACAAGCTTGTTGATGGAGTTTTAGCTTTAAAGAGAGGAGAGGATATTTACGATGGAATTCCAGCATTTATAACGAATTCTGATGAATTGATAGAAACTGCTGGCTCTTTGCACTGTGCGCCAACAAATTTTGGAAAGATAATTAGCAAATATTTGAATGATAAAAAAATTGCCGTCTCTACTAAACCATGTGATGCGATGGCTATTAAAGAGTTAGCAAAGTTAAACCAGGTAAATTTAGATAACATCTATATGATTGGTTTGAATTGTGGAGGAACAATAAGTCCAATAACTGCCATGAAAATTATTGAGCTATTTTATGAAGTTAATCCATTAGATGTTGTTAAAGAAGAAATAGATAAGGGGAAGTTTATTATTGAATTAAAAAATGGAGAACATAAAGCTATCAAAATAGATGAGTTGGAAGAAAAAGGTTTTGGTAGAAGAAAGAACTGCCAAAGATGTGAAGTTATGGTTCCAAGAATGGCTGATTTAGCTTGTGGAAATTGGGGAGCTGAAAAGGGCTGGACGTTTGTTGAAATCTGTTCAGAAAAAGGAAAAAAATTAGTAGAGGATGCTGAAAAAGAAGGCTATATCAAAATTAAAGAACCTTCAGAAAAGGCAATTCAAATTAGAGAGAAAATAGAGAATGTCATGATAAAGTTGGCTAAAAAATTCCAAAAAATACATTTGGAAGATGAATATCCAAACCTTAAAGAGTGGCAGAAATATTGGAATAGGTGTATAAAGTGTTATGGTTGTAGAGATAACTGCCCACTCTGCTTCTGTGTTGAATGTAGATTAGAGAAAGATTATATTGATGAAAAAGGAAAAATCCCGCCAAATCCTTTAATTTTCCAGGGGATTAGATTGAACCATATATCTCAAAGCTGTATAAACTGTGGGCAGTGTGAAGATGTTTGCCCAATGGATATCCCTTTAGCATATATATTCCACAGAATGCAGTTGAAGATTAGAGACACATTTGGTTATGTCCCAGGTGTTGATGATAGCTTGCCACCGTTATTCTTAAATGAAAAATAA
- a CDS encoding molybdopterin-dependent oxidoreductase, producing the protein MKVVHTICPGCSVGCGIDLIIKDNKVVGTYPNKRHPINEGKNCLYGQNCYKIISHEKRLEKPLIKKNGKFVEVSWDEALNFIAENLKKYNPEDITFIASGKCTNEDNYALKKLADNLKAKIGHCICNSPKANYAEISTTIDDIENAKNIIIIGDVFSEHALIGRKVVKAKDKGAKVTIFNIEEKDILKLNADKFVKVDSYEDIDLGNVDENTIIIINAPIDVDKMPKIAKVLPVAKHCNTVGATLIGIPPLNKDEYFELLKNSKFLYIMGENPALIDKDALKNTEFLVVQDIIMSETAELADVVLPSSCWAEKNGTFTNTDKRIQKINKAVNPPGEAMDDYLIIKSLAEKLGIDLGFNSLEDIQKEITKVIL; encoded by the coding sequence ATGAAAGTTGTTCATACAATATGCCCAGGTTGTAGTGTTGGATGTGGCATTGATTTAATTATCAAAGATAATAAAGTTGTTGGAACTTATCCTAACAAAAGACATCCAATAAATGAAGGAAAGAACTGTTTATATGGGCAAAACTGTTATAAAATAATATCTCATGAAAAGAGATTGGAAAAGCCATTAATTAAAAAGAATGGAAAGTTTGTTGAAGTCAGTTGGGATGAAGCATTAAATTTTATTGCAGAGAATTTAAAAAAATACAATCCAGAAGATATAACATTTATTGCCTCTGGAAAATGTACAAATGAAGACAACTATGCATTAAAAAAGTTGGCTGATAATTTAAAAGCTAAAATTGGGCATTGTATCTGCAATTCTCCTAAAGCCAATTATGCTGAAATTTCTACAACAATTGATGACATTGAGAACGCAAAAAACATCATAATTATTGGTGATGTGTTTTCTGAACATGCATTAATTGGTAGAAAGGTTGTTAAGGCAAAGGATAAAGGGGCTAAGGTAACAATTTTCAATATAGAGGAGAAAGATATCCTAAAATTAAATGCCGACAAGTTTGTAAAGGTTGATAGCTATGAGGATATTGATTTAGGTAATGTTGATGAAAACACTATTATTATAATCAATGCACCAATAGATGTTGATAAAATGCCTAAAATTGCTAAAGTTTTGCCAGTTGCTAAGCACTGCAATACTGTAGGGGCAACACTTATTGGCATTCCTCCTTTAAATAAAGATGAATATTTTGAGTTATTGAAAAACTCAAAGTTCTTATACATAATGGGGGAAAATCCAGCTTTAATCGATAAAGATGCACTAAAAAATACTGAATTTTTAGTTGTCCAAGATATTATAATGAGTGAAACAGCTGAATTAGCTGATGTAGTTCTCCCATCTTCATGCTGGGCAGAGAAGAATGGGACGTTTACAAACACTGATAAAAGAATTCAAAAAATAAACAAAGCTGTAAACCCTCCTGGAGAAGCTATGGATGATTATCTTATAATAAAAAGCTTAGCTGAAAAGCTTGGAATTGATTTAGGGTTCAATTCATTAGAAGACATTCAAAAAGAAATAACTAAGGTGATATTATGA
- a CDS encoding double-cubane-cluster-containing anaerobic reductase, with product MQLKSIEKLMQKFSNRKEQLYKQKEDGRKVFGMFCAYVPIEIILAANAIPVGLCGGKNDTIPIAEEDLPRNLCPLIKSSYGFKKAKSCPYFEASDIVIGETTCEGKKKMFELMEKLVPMHIMHLPHLKDEESLKIWINEVEKLKELVEKETGNKITEEKLKEAIDKVNKLRELFYKLYELRKNKPVPIKGLDVLKIFQFAYLLDIDDTIEVLEDLIKELEERVKKGEGFEGKRILITGCPMVAGNNKIVELIEEVGGVVVGEESCTGTRFFENFVEGYSIEDIAKRYFKIPCACRFKNDERIENIIRLAKELDVDGVVYYTLQCCHTFNIEGSKVEEALKEEGIPIIRIETDYSESDREQLKTRLEAFIEMI from the coding sequence ATGCAATTAAAAAGTATAGAAAAATTAATGCAAAAATTTTCTAATAGAAAAGAACAACTCTATAAGCAAAAAGAAGACGGGAGAAAAGTTTTTGGAATGTTCTGTGCTTATGTTCCAATAGAAATAATTTTAGCTGCAAATGCAATTCCTGTTGGTTTATGTGGGGGTAAAAATGACACAATCCCAATAGCAGAGGAGGATTTACCAAGAAATCTCTGCCCATTAATAAAATCATCCTATGGATTTAAGAAGGCAAAATCATGTCCTTACTTTGAAGCATCAGATATTGTTATTGGTGAAACTACTTGTGAAGGGAAGAAAAAGATGTTTGAATTAATGGAAAAGCTTGTTCCCATGCATATAATGCATCTCCCTCATTTAAAAGATGAAGAATCTTTAAAAATCTGGATTAATGAAGTTGAAAAGTTAAAAGAGTTGGTTGAAAAAGAAACAGGTAATAAAATAACTGAAGAAAAATTAAAAGAAGCTATAGATAAAGTAAATAAACTTAGAGAGTTATTCTATAAGCTTTATGAATTAAGAAAAAATAAACCAGTCCCAATTAAAGGATTAGATGTTTTAAAAATATTCCAATTTGCTTACTTATTAGATATTGATGACACAATAGAAGTTTTAGAAGATTTAATTAAAGAGTTAGAAGAGAGAGTTAAGAAAGGAGAAGGTTTTGAAGGAAAGAGAATCCTAATAACTGGTTGTCCTATGGTTGCTGGAAACAATAAAATTGTTGAACTCATTGAAGAAGTTGGCGGAGTTGTTGTTGGTGAAGAAAGCTGTACTGGAACAAGATTCTTTGAAAACTTTGTTGAGGGTTATAGTATAGAAGATATAGCAAAAAGATATTTCAAAATACCTTGTGCTTGTAGATTTAAGAATGATGAGAGAATAGAGAATATAATAAGATTGGCTAAAGAGTTGGATGTTGATGGGGTTGTTTATTACACATTACAGTGCTGTCACACATTCAATATTGAAGGATCTAAAGTAGAAGAGGCATTAAAAGAGGAAGGCATTCCAATTATTAGAATTGAAACTGATTACTCTGAAAGTGATAGAGAGCAGTTAAAAACAAGGTTGGAGGCATTTATTGAGATGATTTAA
- a CDS encoding sugar phosphate isomerase/epimerase family protein, with product MIGICMRSEKGYTFNNKLVDWGLHYNPKIVKKNNIIGYHAPILNLDEKESVSILKNIIENIKGKDYLTIHLHNGKNKDIDKELLIENLSIVNEFAQKNNVKLCIENLREGFSSNPNNIIEIADEINCFITFDIGHIPYNKRLEFLYICSDRIYNSHVYEIEMNGKHLPPKNLNNLKPILDALLDVKCEMFLIELMDINEILRTEKMIKEYLEAYK from the coding sequence ATGATAGGCATTTGCATGCGCTCCGAGAAAGGATACACTTTTAATAATAAATTGGTGGATTGGGGATTACATTATAATCCAAAAATAGTCAAAAAAAATAATATTATAGGCTATCATGCACCAATTTTAAATTTGGATGAAAAAGAGAGCGTTTCTATTTTAAAAAATATAATTGAAAATATTAAAGGAAAAGATTATTTAACAATCCACTTACATAATGGGAAAAATAAAGATATTGATAAAGAACTTTTAATTGAAAATCTATCAATAGTTAATGAATTTGCACAAAAAAATAATGTAAAATTATGCATAGAAAATTTAAGAGAAGGTTTTTCATCTAATCCAAACAATATAATTGAAATAGCGGATGAAATTAACTGCTTTATAACATTTGATATTGGACATATCCCATACAACAAACGATTAGAATTTCTATACATTTGCTCTGATAGAATTTACAACTCCCACGTTTATGAGATTGAAATGAATGGAAAACATCTGCCACCTAAAAATCTTAACAATTTAAAACCAATATTAGATGCTCTCTTAGACGTTAAATGTGAAATGTTTTTGATTGAATTAATGGATATTAATGAGATTTTAAGAACTGAGAAGATGATAAAAGAATACTTAGAAGCTTATAAATAA
- the apgM gene encoding 2,3-bisphosphoglycerate-independent phosphoglycerate mutase: protein MRAILILLDGLGDRGCEILDNKTPLQFAKTPNLDKLAENGMCGLMTTYKEGIPLGTEVAHFLLWGYSLEEFPGRGVIEALGEDIEIEENAIYLRASLGFVKKDEKGFLVVDRRAKDISREEIENLINSLPTCIDGYKFELFYSFDVHFILKIKEKNGWISDKISDSDPFYKNRYVMKVQPIKELCKSSVEYNKAKDTARALNKYLLNVYKTLQNHKINRKRRKMEKMPANFLLTKWASRYKKVESFKERWGMNAVVLGSSSVFKGLAKFLGMDFIKIESFEEGINLIPELNYDFIHLHTKETDEAAHTKNPLNKVKVIEKIDKLIGNLKLNDDDLLIITADHSTPSVGDLIHSGESVPIIFYGKNVRIDNVKEFNEIACSNGHLRIRGEELMHIILNYTNKALLYGLRAGNRLRYYIPKDDDIELLKE from the coding sequence ATGAGGGCTATTTTAATATTATTAGATGGTTTAGGAGATAGAGGTTGTGAGATTTTAGATAACAAAACACCATTACAATTTGCAAAAACACCAAACTTGGATAAATTGGCTGAAAATGGCATGTGCGGTTTAATGACAACATATAAAGAAGGTATTCCATTAGGAACTGAAGTTGCCCATTTTTTACTTTGGGGATATTCCTTAGAAGAATTTCCGGGGAGGGGAGTTATTGAGGCATTAGGAGAGGATATAGAAATAGAGGAAAATGCCATATATTTGAGGGCTTCTTTAGGATTCGTAAAAAAGGATGAGAAAGGATTTTTAGTTGTAGATAGAAGAGCTAAAGATATCAGCAGAGAAGAGATTGAGAATTTAATAAATTCTTTACCTACATGCATTGATGGATATAAGTTTGAGCTATTTTATTCTTTTGATGTTCATTTTATATTAAAAATTAAAGAAAAAAATGGATGGATTTCAGATAAAATCTCTGATTCTGACCCATTCTATAAAAATAGATATGTTATGAAAGTTCAACCAATAAAAGAGTTATGCAAAAGTAGTGTAGAATATAACAAAGCAAAAGACACTGCAAGGGCTTTAAACAAATATCTTTTAAATGTTTATAAAACCCTACAAAATCATAAAATAAATAGAAAAAGAAGAAAAATGGAAAAAATGCCTGCTAATTTTTTATTAACAAAATGGGCATCAAGATATAAAAAGGTAGAGAGCTTTAAAGAAAGATGGGGAATGAATGCTGTAGTTTTAGGTAGCAGTTCAGTATTTAAAGGATTAGCAAAATTCTTAGGAATGGATTTTATAAAGATTGAGAGTTTTGAGGAAGGAATAAATTTAATTCCTGAGTTAAATTATGATTTCATTCACTTGCATACAAAAGAAACTGATGAAGCTGCCCACACAAAAAATCCATTAAATAAAGTAAAAGTTATTGAAAAGATTGATAAACTTATAGGAAATTTAAAATTAAATGATGATGATTTACTTATAATAACTGCAGACCACTCAACACCTTCTGTTGGAGATTTAATACATTCTGGTGAAAGTGTTCCAATAATATTTTATGGAAAAAACGTTAGAATCGATAATGTTAAAGAATTTAATGAAATTGCCTGCTCTAATGGACATTTGAGAATTAGAGGGGAAGAATTAATGCATATAATTTTAAACTATACAAATAAGGCACTATTATATGGTTTAAGAGCTGGAAATAGGTTAAGATACTATATTCCAAAGGATGATGACATAGAACTTTTGAAAGAATAG